One genomic window of Glycine max cultivar Williams 82 chromosome 16, Glycine_max_v4.0, whole genome shotgun sequence includes the following:
- the LOC106796509 gene encoding uncharacterized protein, whose product MERFYRISHPFMSLTQPREPPGNSPVVHDDTFIVPDPPQQVIDAAATPEPPAPTLAAADVDMPRRVVDACQRIAKSLEHMINMRIVTVGTEAYTLTQHCLRLARGAIEQHNVYVRSRRRRDTQDT is encoded by the exons ATGGAACGGTTCTATAGGATATCTCACCCCTTCATGAGTTTGACACAACCTAGGGAGCCTCCTGGAAATTCACCCGTGGTGCATGATGATACATTTATTGTACCAGATCCTCCTCAGCAAGTCATCGATGCAGCAGCTACACCAGAACCACCTGCACCTACACTTGCAGCTGCTGATGTAGATATGCCTCGACGTGTAGTG GACGCTTGCCAAAGGATAGCAAAAAGTTTGGAACACATGATCAACATGAGAATTGTTACTGTTGGAACTGAAGCATACACTCTGACCCAACATTGTCTAAGATTGGCCAGGGGTGCCATTGAGCAACATAATGTTTATGTTCGGTCAAGACGAAGGAGGGATACACAGGACACATGA
- the LOC100810821 gene encoding uncharacterized protein gives MATPPNDAASTKKPQPIPWTHQETVHLIRAYQEKWYALKRGPLRHNQWEEVAVVVAARCGYDLAHPAKSALQCRHKMEKLRQRHRAEKKQQHTAAALRPGAWQYNTLMDDLERGPLPISALAPLDTFEEEDENNDDTIDDRNDYDGDGSFINIKSKSINCILSERPVRMRSNKRGFLREHVVVKEEEENENEDDDVLGLSTEMRAFAERFIGMESLKMEMMKETERCRLEMEKKRIQMILETQRRIVDSIGRAFGSNKRIKITQQN, from the coding sequence ATGGCGACCCCCCCAAACGACGCCGCATCGACAAAGAAGCCCCAGCCCATACCATGGACCCACCAGGAGACCGTGCACCTCATCCGCGCCTACCAGGAGAAGTGGTATGCCCTTAAGCGGGGCCCACTCCGCCACAACCAGTGGGAGGAGGTCGCCGTCGTTGTCGCCGCCCGCTGCGGCTATGACCTCGCCCACCCCGCTAAGTCCGCCCTCCAGTGCCGCCACAAGATGGAAAAGCTCCGCCAGCGCCACCGTGCcgagaagaagcaacaacacaCCGCGGCCGCCCTCCGCCCTGGCGCGTGGCAGTACAACACCCTCATGGACGACCTCGAGCGCGGCCCCCTCCCCATCTCCGCCCTCGCCCCTCTCGACACCtttgaagaagaagacgaaAACAACGACGACACCATTGACGATCGAAACGACTATGATGGCGACGGGAGTTTTATTAACATCAAGTCGAAGAGTATTAACTGTATCCTCAGCGAGAGGCCTGTGAGAATGAGAAGCAACAAAAGAGGGTTTTTGAGAGAGCACGTTGTTGTTAAAGAAGAAGAGGAGAATGAAAACGAAGACGACGACGTTTTGGGGTTGTCGACGGAGATGAGGGCTTTCGCGGAGAGGTTTATTGGGATGGAGAGTTTGAAGATGGAGATGATGAAGGAGACGGAGAGGTGTAGGTtggagatggagaagaagcGGATCCAGATGATTCTGGAAACGCAAAGGAGGATCGTTGATTCCATTGGGAGGGCGTTTGGGTCTAACAAGAGGATCAAGATTACTCAACAAAACTGA